A single window of Archangium gephyra DNA harbors:
- a CDS encoding transposase — protein sequence MGTHGWAYRRRQPEGTVRYEAVRENLATLLAEASEVGRGLPRYVEQDFARYLECGVLAHGFARVRCESCKDELLVAFACKGRGVCPSCSAKRAHVTAMHLVEQVLPHVPFRQWTLSFPHRVQWVLFKDVGLLSDVLTVFLRAVFALQCRRAWRQGLRGGQAGAVSFIQFFGSALQVTPHFHSLVPDGVFVPREGRVRFEPLPPPTQGEVERLLKVVRHRVLRLLEKRGALPAQGPEDALQVYQAHSLQRRLRWTEVDVRPPPRKQPRCAFLEGFSLHANTHLHANDRHGLERLCRYEARGVLALERLKRAEDGRIAYRMKRPLPDGTTHLLFTGLELLRRVASLVPPPRTNLTRVHGVFAPGAQLRPFLVPQAGWVPTLEAVLRLAVLMLLGTTTAIHPKTCRMSLSWTQGTAIESSRSSPKSR from the coding sequence GTGGGAACGCACGGGTGGGCGTACCGGCGAAGGCAGCCGGAGGGGACGGTGCGGTATGAGGCGGTGCGGGAGAACCTGGCCACATTGCTGGCGGAAGCCAGCGAGGTAGGGCGCGGCCTGCCCCGGTATGTGGAGCAGGACTTCGCCAGGTACCTGGAATGCGGAGTGCTGGCGCATGGCTTCGCGCGGGTTCGCTGCGAGAGTTGCAAGGACGAACTGCTCGTCGCCTTCGCGTGCAAGGGACGAGGGGTGTGCCCCTCCTGTAGCGCGAAGCGGGCGCATGTGACGGCGATGCACCTGGTGGAGCAGGTGCTGCCGCACGTGCCCTTCCGGCAGTGGACGCTGTCTTTTCCGCACCGGGTCCAGTGGGTGCTGTTCAAGGACGTGGGACTGCTCTCGGACGTCCTCACCGTCTTCCTGCGCGCAGTGTTTGCCCTGCAGTGCCGAAGGGCATGGCGGCAGGGCCTGCGCGGTGGGCAGGCCGGGGCCGTGTCGTTCATCCAGTTCTTCGGCTCCGCCTTGCAGGTGACTCCGCACTTCCACTCGCTGGTGCCGGACGGTGTCTTCGTGCCGCGGGAGGGCCGCGTGCGCTTCGAGCCGTTGCCGCCGCCCACGCAAGGCGAGGTGGAGCGACTGCTGAAGGTCGTGCGCCACCGGGTGCTGCGCCTGCTGGAGAAAAGAGGAGCTCTGCCCGCGCAAGGCCCCGAGGATGCGCTGCAGGTGTACCAGGCGCACTCCCTGCAGCGGCGGCTGCGCTGGACGGAGGTGGACGTGCGGCCCCCTCCCCGAAAGCAGCCCCGATGCGCCTTCCTGGAGGGCTTCTCCCTGCACGCCAACACGCACCTGCACGCCAACGACAGGCATGGACTGGAGCGACTGTGCCGTTACGAAGCGCGTGGCGTGCTGGCGTTGGAGCGTTTGAAGCGGGCGGAGGATGGCCGCATCGCGTACAGGATGAAGCGCCCGCTGCCGGACGGCACCACGCACCTGCTCTTTACCGGCCTGGAACTGTTACGGCGTGTGGCGTCCCTGGTGCCTCCGCCTCGGACAAACCTCACGAGGGTCCACGGAGTCTTCGCTCCAGGCGCGCAACTGCGGCCATTTCTGGTCCCCCAAGCAGGCTGGGTGCCCACGCTGGAGGCCGTGCTGCGGCTCGCCGTCCTGATGCTGCTCGGGACGACCACCGCTATCCACCCAAAAACCTGCCGCATGTCTCTCTCGTGGACACAAGGGACGGCCATTGAAAGCTCAAGGTCCTCACCAAAGAGTCGGTAA
- a CDS encoding GNAT family N-acetyltransferase: MATPPAYLIRTERLVLRCYSPELAPLRQAAVAANREALLPWFTWAKDEPRPVAEHLQLVRRLRGRFDLDQDRIHAVLDGEQRELRGELALLARGEEKARELGYWVDSRHTGKGVATEMVSALVRVGFEVDGLERMDIQAAVGNEASAAVARKLGFTLEGTLRQRARADGGPAEDTWHFSLLASEYPRSPAARVPVKAYDFGGVLLPGLV, from the coding sequence ATGGCCACCCCTCCCGCCTATCTCATCCGCACCGAGCGCCTCGTGCTGCGCTGCTACTCACCCGAGCTGGCACCCCTGCGTCAGGCGGCCGTCGCGGCCAACCGGGAGGCCCTCCTGCCGTGGTTCACCTGGGCGAAGGACGAGCCCCGTCCCGTGGCGGAGCACCTCCAGCTCGTGCGCCGGCTGCGCGGCAGGTTCGATCTGGATCAAGACCGCATCCACGCGGTGCTGGATGGGGAGCAGCGGGAGCTGAGGGGCGAGCTGGCACTGCTGGCGCGGGGGGAAGAGAAGGCACGGGAGCTGGGGTACTGGGTGGACTCGAGGCACACGGGGAAGGGCGTGGCCACCGAGATGGTCTCGGCGCTGGTGCGGGTGGGCTTCGAGGTGGACGGGCTCGAGCGCATGGACATCCAGGCGGCGGTGGGCAACGAGGCCAGTGCCGCGGTGGCACGCAAGCTGGGCTTCACGCTGGAGGGAACGCTGCGGCAGCGGGCTCGCGCGGATGGAGGCCCCGCGGAGGACACCTGGCACTTCTCCCTGCTGGCGAGCGAGTACCCCCGGAGCCCCGCCGCCCGCGTGCCCGTGAAGGCCTACGACTTCGGGGGCGTGCTCCTGCCCGGTCTGGTCTAA
- a CDS encoding PP2C family protein-serine/threonine phosphatase gives MRIDSAGWTHVGRRSHNEDAWLARADLGLFVVADGLGGYEGGEVASRCVVEAFSGFCERVARDSEATWPHHPRPGHCREEDLLLNCTVLAQRAVLSRRVGQLREMGSTVVALALGARSAAVAHVGDSRLYRLRDGHLESLTRDHSLLEEMREAGVETPGRGESPYGHVITRALGTQNAEPTVRRLEVRAGDVYLLCSDGLYEPLGPERLASRLGQGRAVGVAEALVREAYAAGGRDNITAIVVGVGAK, from the coding sequence ATGCGAATCGACAGCGCGGGATGGACGCACGTGGGACGCCGCTCCCACAACGAGGATGCCTGGTTGGCCCGGGCGGACCTGGGCCTGTTCGTGGTGGCCGATGGGCTCGGCGGCTACGAGGGCGGTGAGGTGGCCAGCCGGTGCGTGGTGGAGGCCTTCTCCGGTTTCTGCGAGCGCGTGGCGAGGGACTCGGAGGCCACCTGGCCCCATCATCCGCGGCCGGGCCACTGCCGCGAGGAGGATCTGCTGCTCAACTGCACCGTGCTCGCCCAGAGGGCCGTGCTCTCGCGCCGCGTGGGACAGCTGCGCGAGATGGGCTCGACGGTGGTGGCGCTCGCCCTGGGGGCCAGGAGCGCGGCCGTGGCCCACGTGGGAGACAGCCGGCTCTACCGGCTGCGCGATGGACACCTGGAGTCGCTGACCCGCGACCACTCCCTCCTCGAGGAGATGCGGGAGGCCGGCGTCGAGACGCCCGGGCGCGGCGAGAGTCCCTACGGGCATGTCATCACCCGCGCGCTGGGAACCCAGAACGCGGAGCCCACCGTGCGGCGGCTCGAGGTGCGGGCGGGGGATGTGTACCTGCTGTGCTCGGATGGGTTGTATGAGCCACTCGGGCCGGAGCGGCTCGCTTCACGGCTGGGGCAGGGGCGTGCGGTGGGCGTGGCGGAGGCCCTGGTGCGGGAGGCCTACGCCGCGGGCGGCCGGGACAACATCACGGCCATCGTGGTGGGCGTGGGCGCGAAGTAG
- a CDS encoding sigma 54-interacting transcriptional regulator — protein sequence MSKTALSTQNEPSHGTSRRRCQLVVLDGPDAGRAVALGKAPVRVGTREGCTLRLSDPRVSGEHLEVHAEGEDFVVRDLGSRNGTLYEGSRIGEARVHVGATLKVGRSFLRIQAEGQPWEVAPSQARRFGELVGESLAMRELFAVLEHVAPTDTTVLIQGETGTGKEGVARALHEASARRKGPFVAVDCGALPEGLVESELFGHVRGAFTGALAARSGAFARAHGGTLFLDELAGIPPSVQARLLRVLEERRVRPVGGDAEQAVDVRVVAASRVDLSLAVTEGTFRPDLYYRLAVVTLPLPPLRQRREDLPLLVAELLRRRGFEPGTIRGPGLEVLSGHDWPGNVRELRNVLERALVLSRGAHGFEELRLSLQPQGTGPEVPLRTDLPFAEAKQALVEAFERHYLRDVLARAGGNLSEAARQAGVDRKHLRALARRHGLLPEEPG from the coding sequence GTGTCCAAGACCGCCCTCTCCACCCAGAACGAGCCCTCCCACGGCACCTCGCGCCGGCGCTGTCAGCTCGTCGTCCTCGATGGGCCCGACGCGGGGCGCGCGGTGGCGCTCGGGAAGGCTCCCGTCCGCGTGGGCACGCGCGAGGGGTGCACGCTCCGGCTGAGCGACCCGCGCGTCTCGGGGGAGCACCTGGAGGTCCACGCGGAGGGAGAGGACTTCGTGGTGAGGGACCTCGGCAGCCGCAACGGCACGCTGTACGAGGGCTCGCGGATTGGCGAGGCGCGGGTGCACGTGGGCGCCACGCTCAAGGTGGGGCGGAGCTTCCTGCGCATCCAGGCCGAGGGCCAGCCGTGGGAGGTGGCCCCGAGCCAGGCGCGGCGCTTCGGAGAGCTGGTGGGCGAGAGCCTGGCCATGCGCGAGCTGTTCGCGGTGCTGGAGCACGTGGCGCCCACGGACACGACGGTGCTCATCCAGGGCGAGACGGGGACGGGCAAGGAGGGGGTGGCCCGTGCGCTCCACGAGGCGAGCGCGCGGCGCAAGGGGCCCTTCGTGGCGGTGGACTGCGGCGCGCTGCCGGAGGGGCTGGTGGAGAGCGAGCTCTTCGGCCATGTGCGCGGAGCCTTCACGGGGGCGCTGGCGGCGCGCTCGGGCGCTTTCGCGCGGGCTCACGGGGGCACGCTCTTCCTCGATGAGCTGGCGGGCATTCCGCCCTCGGTGCAGGCGCGGCTGTTGCGCGTGCTGGAGGAGCGCCGGGTGCGCCCGGTGGGGGGAGACGCCGAGCAGGCCGTGGACGTGCGGGTGGTGGCGGCCTCGCGGGTGGACCTCTCGCTGGCGGTGACCGAGGGCACCTTCCGTCCGGACCTCTACTACCGGCTGGCGGTGGTGACGTTGCCCCTGCCCCCGTTGCGGCAGCGCCGGGAGGACCTGCCGCTGCTGGTGGCGGAGCTGCTGCGCCGCCGGGGCTTCGAGCCCGGGACCATCCGCGGCCCGGGGCTGGAGGTGCTGTCGGGGCACGACTGGCCGGGCAACGTGCGCGAGCTGCGCAACGTGCTGGAGCGGGCGCTGGTGCTCTCGCGCGGGGCGCATGGTTTCGAGGAGCTGCGCCTGTCGCTCCAACCGCAGGGGACGGGGCCCGAGGTGCCGCTGCGCACGGACCTGCCCTTCGCGGAGGCGAAGCAGGCGCTGGTGGAGGCCTTCGAGCGGCACTACCTGCGTGACGTGCTGGCGCGGGCGGGCGGCAACCTCTCGGAGGCGGCGCGGCAGGCGGGAGTGGATCGCAAGCACCTGCGAGCCCTGGCCCGGCGCCATGGCCTCCTCCCCGAGGAGCCCGGCTGA
- a CDS encoding serine/threonine-protein kinase, whose protein sequence is MPRQLGPYRLVRRLGSGGMAEVFLALAFGASGFEKRVVLKVLRPEHVGNPTYERMFLEEGRLGARLSHRNLVGVHDLGYADGAYYVRLDYVEGADLASLLARGRPGTALALFVADELALALAAVHGLEDEAGRPLGLVHRDVTPSNVLLSRLGEVKLADFGIAKATLLREQTRTGVRKGTYAYMSPEQVRGGALGPASDLFSLGTTLHELLTGRRPFDGETPLETMERIREADVGPLADVEEDLRPVLRACLARRPEDRPGSAEVLRQLLSPLRRARAEAGPPELARWVREGQGQGGAGGSTSGTVLEDT, encoded by the coding sequence TTGCCGCGACAGCTGGGCCCCTATCGCCTCGTGCGCCGGTTGGGCTCGGGGGGAATGGCCGAGGTGTTCCTCGCGCTGGCCTTCGGCGCCAGTGGCTTCGAGAAGCGCGTGGTGCTCAAGGTGCTGCGCCCCGAGCACGTGGGCAATCCCACCTACGAGCGCATGTTCCTCGAGGAGGGCCGGCTGGGGGCGAGGCTGAGCCACCGCAACCTCGTGGGCGTGCACGACCTGGGGTACGCGGACGGCGCGTACTACGTGCGGCTGGACTACGTGGAGGGCGCGGACCTGGCGAGCCTCCTGGCGCGCGGACGTCCCGGGACGGCGCTGGCGCTCTTCGTGGCGGATGAGCTCGCGCTGGCGCTCGCCGCGGTGCACGGGCTGGAGGACGAGGCGGGCCGGCCGCTCGGGCTGGTGCACCGGGACGTCACGCCGTCCAACGTGCTGCTGTCGCGGCTGGGCGAGGTGAAGCTGGCGGACTTCGGCATCGCCAAGGCCACGCTGCTGCGGGAGCAGACGCGGACCGGGGTGCGCAAGGGGACGTACGCGTACATGTCTCCCGAGCAGGTGCGCGGTGGCGCGCTGGGCCCGGCGAGCGACCTTTTCTCCCTGGGCACCACGCTGCACGAGCTGCTCACCGGGCGCCGGCCCTTCGACGGGGAGACGCCCCTGGAGACGATGGAACGCATCCGCGAGGCGGACGTGGGGCCGCTCGCGGACGTGGAGGAGGACCTGCGGCCGGTGCTCCGGGCCTGTCTGGCACGGCGGCCGGAGGACAGACCGGGCTCGGCCGAGGTGCTGCGCCAGCTGCTCTCCCCGCTGCGCCGTGCGCGTGCCGAGGCCGGACCTCCGGAGCTGGCCCGGTGGGTTCGGGAAGGGCAGGGGCAGGGCGGGGCGGGGGGCTCCACGAGCGGGACGGTGCTGGAAGACACGTGA
- a CDS encoding tetratricopeptide repeat protein — MAIAQAGEMGAVAATNALLPLVDAYRPQCVAMSGVCAGRRGKTNLGDVVAAERLFFHDAGKKLPDGVLGDLKTYNLRDDWKVALEQFDFTTRFREEPWWKTRPVPYEWQENWVLARLHEGVADPSALPECQVLCPKWESVIDSLWKSGHVQDGMLTLTDEGRKRIGRLLIQHRNRLPGLSPSGELLPFKVHVAPMGSGTQVIEDETVWSFISAPMRKTLGLEMEAAALGMLAHAQRERKLDALVLKGVMDFADAGRDDHFKEFAARASAECLLAFLREHLDVEVVPGIDDLLVPGTEWALPEVPPPSALLHARYEVVPFHERGREAILAELERWCDEGPPVAGRLLHAEGGVGKTRLAIEWTRRRRAAGWEAGFLPKDVPGDWFERLWMRGQPVLVVIDYAESRTDLSAILSRVHRYSQQAGAGVLRRMRLLLLARGDGDWWQSLRQSDTSLGAWLEVTPPHELAPLAVSAAEREKVFQEAAEKFAEKRGKRYVPRALVPFTDERFARVLYLHMAALASVEELAFEANTLLDVILDHEEHFWAAHAQQGDLVLARQRSLARQVIAAATLRGGFASASELSLVTRRLLGRSLSASEEELLLLLQRIYQGTGGDSAVYLPALEPDLLGEGMVLRVASPKLQADRPPTDWIDRVFPPDEQTLAVGAGLGVLGRASASRPDVVRPWIERLLAGPLHSRAVLALEAAKAVGLRTELSVLGDALADRLEAEGDVRLAFKLGTATIPMTVSLSRVAEWTTRTLVQALPASGDVRLLTSRAGLLGGRGRTLTNLGRYEEALKVTREAVGIRRTLAESDPAAFQADLAESLNDLGNALLGLGRHEEALAAAREAVELLRPLAQRDPYAFQGHLAASLGNMGNMLGELGRYEEALAAIQDAVEFMRPLAQRDPDTFRSSLAMGLNNLGTALGTLGRTGEALAAMEEAVRLYRPLAQHNPDAYRPDLARSLSNIGALLDEDHRHDEALSAVEEAVGLYRPLAERNPEAFGSGLSSSLNNLGSRLSKLGRHEEALEAVREAIAIRRTLAHSNPAAFQPDLAQSLYNQGHGLRVLGRHEEALPAIREAIGLLRPLAERHPDAFQDHLAQVLGSLATSLTALGRDEEALKALHETVVLYRSLMQRKPDAFQGKLIQSLSELGLKLEALGRSEESLVTLEEAMMILSPLVRRGSDDFWPTFAEQLSNLSTALSSQGRHEGALPLMEEAIQLYRPLAQRDPDTFQPELAVNLGGLGTALSKLGRHDEALAATEEALDALWPFFERRPSDFAQRTAVLIVQLLDLYTSLARAPVPSFQERLVTFKRLMEA; from the coding sequence GTGGCGATCGCTCAGGCGGGAGAGATGGGCGCGGTGGCGGCGACTAACGCGCTCCTGCCCCTGGTGGATGCCTACCGCCCCCAATGCGTGGCGATGTCTGGTGTCTGCGCGGGACGCCGAGGCAAGACGAACCTCGGTGACGTGGTCGCCGCTGAGCGGCTCTTCTTCCACGATGCCGGCAAGAAGCTCCCGGACGGGGTCCTGGGCGATCTCAAGACCTACAACCTTCGTGACGATTGGAAGGTGGCGCTCGAACAGTTCGATTTCACCACGCGCTTTCGTGAGGAGCCCTGGTGGAAGACGCGCCCCGTGCCGTACGAGTGGCAGGAGAACTGGGTGCTGGCCCGGTTGCACGAGGGGGTTGCGGATCCCTCGGCCCTCCCCGAGTGCCAGGTGCTCTGCCCGAAGTGGGAGAGCGTCATCGACTCGCTCTGGAAGTCCGGCCACGTCCAGGACGGCATGCTCACGCTCACGGACGAGGGACGGAAGCGCATCGGCCGGCTGTTGATCCAACACCGCAACCGGCTCCCCGGCCTCTCTCCCTCGGGCGAGCTGCTTCCCTTCAAGGTCCATGTCGCGCCGATGGGGAGCGGCACCCAGGTCATCGAGGACGAGACGGTCTGGAGCTTCATCTCCGCCCCCATGCGCAAGACGCTGGGCCTGGAGATGGAGGCCGCGGCCCTTGGGATGCTGGCCCATGCCCAGCGGGAGCGGAAGCTCGACGCCCTGGTGCTCAAGGGGGTGATGGATTTCGCCGACGCGGGCCGCGACGACCACTTCAAGGAGTTCGCCGCCCGGGCTTCGGCCGAATGCCTGCTGGCCTTCCTTCGTGAGCACCTCGATGTGGAGGTGGTCCCCGGCATCGACGACCTCCTGGTGCCGGGGACGGAGTGGGCCCTGCCGGAGGTTCCACCTCCATCGGCGCTCCTGCATGCACGCTATGAGGTCGTTCCCTTCCACGAGCGGGGGCGGGAGGCGATCCTCGCGGAGCTGGAGCGCTGGTGCGACGAGGGGCCACCCGTGGCGGGGCGGCTGCTCCATGCCGAAGGCGGGGTGGGCAAGACCCGTCTCGCGATCGAGTGGACACGCCGCCGGCGGGCCGCGGGATGGGAGGCGGGTTTCCTGCCGAAGGACGTGCCCGGCGACTGGTTCGAGCGCTTGTGGATGCGCGGGCAGCCGGTGCTGGTGGTGATCGACTACGCCGAGAGCCGCACCGATTTGAGCGCCATCCTCTCGCGGGTGCATCGCTACTCCCAACAAGCGGGGGCGGGCGTGCTTCGCCGGATGCGCCTCTTGCTGCTCGCGCGCGGAGATGGCGACTGGTGGCAGTCTTTGCGGCAATCCGATACGTCCCTGGGGGCGTGGCTCGAAGTGACGCCTCCGCATGAACTGGCACCGCTGGCCGTGAGCGCGGCGGAGCGAGAGAAGGTCTTCCAGGAGGCCGCGGAGAAGTTCGCCGAGAAGCGAGGGAAGCGGTACGTGCCGCGAGCCCTGGTCCCGTTCACCGATGAGCGCTTCGCGCGGGTGCTCTACCTGCACATGGCGGCGCTTGCCTCCGTCGAGGAGCTCGCCTTCGAGGCGAACACGCTGCTGGACGTCATCCTCGATCATGAGGAGCACTTTTGGGCAGCCCACGCTCAGCAGGGGGATCTGGTGCTCGCACGTCAGCGGTCGTTGGCCCGCCAGGTGATTGCCGCCGCCACCTTGCGGGGAGGGTTTGCCAGCGCCTCCGAGCTCTCCCTCGTCACGAGGAGGCTCCTCGGCCGTTCGCTCTCCGCGAGCGAGGAGGAATTGCTCCTGCTGCTTCAACGGATCTACCAGGGCACGGGTGGGGACTCCGCCGTGTACCTTCCCGCCCTGGAGCCGGACCTCCTCGGTGAGGGCATGGTCCTCCGGGTTGCTTCGCCGAAGCTCCAGGCGGACCGACCTCCGACCGACTGGATCGACCGGGTGTTCCCTCCCGACGAGCAGACGCTGGCCGTGGGCGCCGGGCTGGGGGTGCTTGGCCGTGCATCCGCCTCACGGCCGGACGTGGTACGGCCATGGATCGAGCGGCTCCTCGCCGGTCCACTCCATTCGCGTGCGGTCCTCGCGCTGGAGGCCGCGAAGGCCGTTGGACTTCGGACCGAGCTTTCGGTGCTCGGCGATGCATTGGCCGATCGGCTCGAAGCAGAGGGGGACGTCAGGCTCGCATTCAAACTGGGGACTGCCACGATTCCCATGACCGTATCGTTGAGTCGGGTTGCCGAGTGGACGACGCGCACGCTCGTGCAAGCGCTACCGGCATCGGGGGATGTGCGGCTACTTACCAGCCGGGCAGGCCTTCTGGGTGGCCGAGGCCGGACATTGACGAATCTGGGCCGTTACGAGGAGGCACTCAAGGTCACGCGCGAGGCTGTCGGGATCCGCCGGACGCTGGCGGAGAGCGACCCCGCTGCATTCCAGGCTGACCTCGCCGAGAGCCTCAACGACCTGGGCAATGCGTTGCTCGGGCTGGGCCGTCATGAGGAGGCGCTCGCTGCGGCGCGCGAGGCCGTCGAGCTGCTTCGTCCGCTGGCACAACGCGATCCTTATGCGTTCCAGGGCCACCTCGCTGCGAGTCTGGGCAATATGGGCAATATGTTGGGCGAGCTGGGCCGATATGAGGAGGCGCTTGCCGCCATACAAGACGCCGTCGAATTCATGAGACCCCTGGCGCAGCGTGACCCCGACACCTTCCGGTCCAGTCTTGCCATGGGCCTCAATAACCTCGGCACAGCGTTGGGCACGCTGGGCCGTACTGGCGAGGCGCTCGCTGCCATGGAAGAGGCCGTCAGGCTCTATCGCCCCCTGGCGCAGCACAACCCCGATGCCTACCGGCCAGATCTGGCCAGGAGCCTCTCCAATATCGGTGCCTTGTTGGACGAGGACCACCGGCATGACGAGGCACTCTCCGCCGTGGAAGAGGCTGTCGGGCTCTACCGGCCCCTGGCGGAACGCAACCCTGAAGCCTTCGGCTCTGGCCTCTCCTCGAGCCTCAACAACCTGGGCAGCAGGTTGAGCAAGCTGGGACGTCATGAGGAGGCGCTTGAGGCTGTTCGTGAGGCCATCGCGATCCGCCGCACCCTGGCGCACAGCAACCCCGCTGCCTTCCAGCCGGACCTCGCCCAGAGCCTCTACAACCAGGGGCACGGACTGAGGGTGCTGGGCCGTCATGAGGAGGCACTTCCGGCCATTCGCGAGGCTATCGGGCTCCTTCGCCCCTTGGCTGAGCGCCACCCGGATGCCTTTCAAGACCACCTCGCCCAGGTGCTTGGCTCCTTGGCCACCTCACTCACCGCGCTGGGCCGCGATGAAGAAGCGTTGAAGGCCTTGCACGAAACCGTCGTGCTCTACCGCTCCCTGATGCAGCGCAAACCCGACGCCTTCCAAGGCAAGCTCATCCAGAGCCTCTCGGAACTGGGTCTCAAGTTGGAGGCGTTGGGCCGCTCCGAGGAGTCGCTCGTGACCCTGGAAGAGGCCATGATGATTCTATCGCCTCTGGTGCGGCGCGGTTCCGATGATTTCTGGCCCACGTTCGCCGAGCAGTTGAGCAACTTGAGCACGGCGCTGAGCAGCCAGGGACGTCATGAGGGCGCACTCCCCCTCATGGAAGAGGCCATCCAGCTCTATCGGCCTCTGGCCCAGCGCGACCCCGATACCTTCCAGCCCGAGCTTGCCGTGAATCTCGGCGGCCTGGGCACCGCGTTGAGCAAGCTGGGCCGTCATGATGAGGCACTCGCCGCCACGGAAGAGGCATTGGATGCGCTCTGGCCCTTCTTCGAACGTCGCCCGTCCGACTTCGCCCAGCGCACCGCGGTCCTGATCGTCCAACTCCTGGACCTTTATACTTCCCTCGCGCGCGCTCCTGTTCCGTCCTTTCAGGAGCGCCTCGTCACCTTCAAGCGCCTCATGGAGGCTTGA
- a CDS encoding zinc-dependent alcohol dehydrogenase family protein, whose translation MKVYEIRGGFGLENLVYAERPDPVPGPMQVRVRVKATSLNYRDLMMVEGRYNPRQKLPLVPNSDGAGVVDAVGPGVTRVKAGDRVMGLFAQAWLAGEPSRQVQGTTLGGPLDGALADTMLLSEDGAIPTPAHLTDEEASTLPCAAVTAWSALVTQGGLKAGDTVLLQGTGGVSIFALQIARMMGARVILTSSRDDKLERARALGAHEGINYVTTPDWDKTARTLTGGTGVDHVVEVGGAGTFEKSLRAVRLGGTVSVIGVLSGGAGAMPLTPILMGNLRVQGTFVGHRQSFEALNRALTLHGVRPVVDRVFPFAETRAAFEHLKSGAHFGKVVIRVA comes from the coding sequence ATGAAGGTCTACGAGATTCGAGGCGGATTCGGGTTGGAGAATCTGGTGTACGCCGAGAGGCCGGACCCCGTGCCGGGGCCCATGCAGGTGCGGGTGCGGGTGAAGGCCACGAGCCTCAACTACCGCGACCTGATGATGGTGGAGGGCCGCTACAACCCGCGGCAGAAGCTGCCGCTCGTGCCCAACTCGGATGGGGCGGGCGTGGTGGACGCGGTGGGACCGGGCGTCACCCGTGTGAAGGCCGGGGACCGGGTGATGGGCCTCTTCGCGCAGGCGTGGCTCGCCGGAGAGCCCTCGCGCCAGGTGCAGGGCACCACGCTGGGCGGACCGCTCGATGGAGCGCTCGCGGACACGATGCTGCTCTCCGAGGACGGCGCCATCCCCACACCCGCGCACCTGACGGACGAGGAGGCCTCCACGCTGCCGTGCGCGGCCGTCACCGCGTGGAGCGCGCTCGTCACCCAGGGCGGGCTCAAGGCGGGTGACACCGTGCTGCTGCAGGGCACCGGAGGCGTCTCCATCTTCGCGCTGCAGATCGCCCGGATGATGGGGGCGCGCGTCATCCTCACCTCCAGCCGGGACGACAAGCTGGAGCGGGCCCGCGCGCTGGGCGCCCACGAGGGCATCAACTACGTGACGACCCCGGACTGGGACAAGACGGCGCGCACCCTCACCGGTGGCACCGGCGTGGACCACGTCGTCGAGGTGGGTGGCGCCGGCACCTTCGAGAAGTCCCTGCGAGCGGTGCGGCTCGGGGGCACGGTGTCCGTCATCGGCGTGCTCAGTGGTGGCGCGGGGGCCATGCCGCTCACCCCCATCCTCATGGGCAACCTGCGCGTGCAGGGCACCTTCGTGGGCCACCGTCAGTCCTTCGAGGCGCTCAACCGCGCGCTGACGCTGCACGGGGTGCGTCCGGTGGTGGACCGCGTCTTCCCGTTCGCCGAGACGCGCGCCGCCTTCGAGCACCTCAAGAGCGGGGCGCACTTCGGCAAGGTCGTCATCCGGGTGGCGTGA